The Allorhodopirellula heiligendammensis genome includes a window with the following:
- a CDS encoding ABC transporter permease, with protein sequence MKQSTHEAIVSALSVVGVAVFAVLIWHLSVRIFELPKILLPTPGQVVSAGWLRRNELISASVVTFMTAAVSLLVAILLGSGMSILFSQSRLLRRALFPYVVFLQTVPIVAIAPLLIIWSGYEFRTAVMATVIICLFPIVNNVTMGLQATRVEHQDLFHLYGASRLQTLVRLQIPNSIPYLLLGARISSGLAVIGAIVAEFFVSNGANYVGLGALMTRWQGLLQTDALIAALGMSTLLGLLLFSAVDWLGRIFLSRYTRVD encoded by the coding sequence ATGAAACAGTCCACCCACGAAGCGATCGTGAGTGCCCTGAGTGTCGTCGGGGTCGCGGTGTTCGCCGTGCTCATTTGGCATCTCAGTGTACGGATTTTCGAACTGCCTAAGATTCTGCTGCCGACGCCCGGGCAAGTCGTCAGCGCGGGCTGGTTGCGACGAAACGAACTGATCTCAGCGAGCGTCGTGACATTCATGACCGCAGCGGTGAGCCTGCTGGTGGCAATTCTACTGGGGAGTGGAATGTCAATCTTGTTCAGCCAATCACGATTGCTCCGTCGTGCACTGTTTCCTTACGTGGTGTTTCTGCAAACCGTTCCGATTGTCGCCATCGCACCGCTGTTGATCATTTGGAGCGGCTACGAGTTTCGCACAGCCGTGATGGCGACAGTGATCATCTGTCTGTTTCCGATCGTCAATAACGTGACCATGGGCTTGCAAGCGACGCGCGTCGAACATCAGGATCTCTTTCACTTGTATGGTGCCTCCCGCTTGCAAACGCTGGTCCGGTTACAGATCCCCAATTCCATTCCCTATCTGCTGCTGGGGGCTCGAATTAGCAGCGGATTGGCGGTAATTGGAGCAATCGTCGCAGAGTTTTTTGTCAGCAATGGGGCTAACTACGTGGGGCTGGGGGCGTTGATGACCCGCTGGCAAGGTCTGTTGCAAACCGACGCATTGATCGCCGCCTTGGGAATGTCCACACTCTTAGGGCTGTTGCTGTTTTCCGCAGTGGACTGGCTCGGACGAATCTTCTTGAGTCGCTACACTCGGGTCGACTGA
- a CDS encoding ABC transporter substrate-binding protein gives MLIRRASEGRPGRSRRMSNAAGRHQHSSEYLPFSPMTTDVLNFHFSIVTRLALAIPALLMAGQGCSSRSDTQLERADGLQLTPVSVQLNWYPEVEHGGVYEALVNGAYQDRNLAVEIKPGGRETPVAPELLLGRSQFAITNADDVVLFRAQGADIVAVFAAAQNNPRCLLVRADSGVEGFDDLAGITLQCQPGRAFLPFLRKRGFLDEVREVPYFNSIAGMVDDPKMAVQAYVVAEPILARQQGVDVRTLMVSDLGWNPYSSVLVTTGTLIRESPELVRDFVAATKTGWADYLASPQLANEAILKANTHGMTADVLQFGAEQMRPLAYPTESTELGEMTLPRWQELVDQMKEIEVIGPDAVRAEDCFTDEFLP, from the coding sequence ATGCTGATCCGACGCGCCAGCGAGGGACGACCCGGGCGGTCGCGTCGGATGAGTAACGCAGCAGGCCGTCACCAGCACAGCAGCGAATACCTACCGTTCTCCCCAATGACTACTGACGTGCTCAATTTTCATTTTTCAATAGTAACACGCCTCGCACTGGCAATCCCCGCTCTCCTGATGGCTGGCCAGGGATGTTCCTCTCGTAGCGACACGCAATTGGAACGTGCCGACGGTTTGCAGTTGACTCCTGTCAGTGTGCAGCTGAACTGGTACCCGGAGGTTGAGCATGGAGGTGTCTACGAAGCCCTCGTCAATGGTGCCTACCAGGACCGGAATCTGGCCGTTGAGATCAAACCTGGTGGGCGTGAGACGCCCGTTGCCCCGGAGTTGTTGCTCGGTCGCAGTCAGTTCGCGATCACGAACGCGGACGATGTCGTCCTGTTCCGGGCGCAGGGTGCAGACATCGTGGCCGTATTCGCTGCGGCGCAAAACAATCCCCGTTGCCTGCTCGTCCGTGCTGACAGTGGTGTCGAGGGATTCGATGATCTGGCCGGCATCACGCTGCAGTGCCAACCTGGCCGCGCGTTCCTGCCCTTTCTACGCAAACGCGGATTCCTCGACGAGGTTCGTGAGGTACCCTACTTCAATTCCATCGCGGGTATGGTTGACGACCCGAAGATGGCCGTTCAAGCGTACGTAGTTGCCGAGCCCATCCTCGCCCGCCAGCAAGGTGTGGACGTGCGCACGCTCATGGTCAGCGACCTGGGATGGAACCCCTATTCCAGCGTGTTGGTGACGACGGGCACCCTGATTCGAGAGTCGCCAGAACTGGTGCGGGACTTCGTCGCCGCCACGAAGACCGGCTGGGCCGATTATCTAGCTTCGCCGCAGCTTGCCAACGAAGCGATCTTGAAAGCCAACACGCACGGCATGACCGCTGACGTGCTGCAGTTCGGTGCCGAACAGATGCGGCCGCTGGCGTACCCCACCGAGTCAACCGAACTCGGAGAAATGACGCTACCTCGCTGGCAAGAGCTCGTAGACCAGATGAAGGAGATCGAGGTGATTGGTCCAGATGCCGTGCGGGCGGAGGACTGCTTTACAGACGAATTCCTGCCGTAG